The window ACCTCCTTCTGCTCCTTAAGAGCCTCCCTCAGCTTCCACCACTCCTTCTCCTTCATCTGCAAAGGAAACTGTGAAATTGACCCAGGAACAGTATGGTGTGATTCTTTCAGAGGCAGGAAAGCCTGAGATACGGACCTGGATGCAGCTCTGTATGGACTCAGTGTGCTGTGTGTGAGACAGGGCCTGTTCTCTGAGAGAAACGGTTTTCTCTTCTTCAGCTTGAATATgagcctggacacacagcagcaagagcaacataaATGTTTGAATCTGATAGAACACATAAAGGAAATATGGGGATCTTTCTAATGTTAAATAAACCCAGTTGACGGAGCCTCTCACCTGCTGGATGTGTTTCTCATGAGACAAAGCCAACACTTTCTTCAGCTGCTCCAGCTCTCGCTGCTAAAGGAGACAAACAAAACCACCCCTTACATACTGCACACATACACATTTAACTACATATGCTTTCACGCTATCATGCACACTGTGAGTTACCCACATTTATAATGGGTGAGAGCTGGTATAAGATGGAATTCGGACATTCACACGCACAGTCAAGCTGACTCATCCATCGACACTGTGTACTAGGGACTACCCAGCCCACACACCGTCTGCGTGAGTGCCTGCTCCTGGGTCTCTCTCAGGGAGATGCTGTGCAGCTTCCTCAGGCTACGGAGCTCCCCCTGGagcccatctctctctgcctgcaaGGCACTCCTCTCCTCCTGGAACCCCAGCAGCTGCAGCTCCTTCTGGGCTACTATCCTCTCCACCCTGCTCTCACTCTCCCCCAGCTCTTTCTGTAGCTCACACACCTGCACCTCCACTGCCTGCGAgacagaggatgggagagagcggTAGACTGTGAGATCTTAATACAGATcgagggtcagaggtgtggttatGATAAAAGGTAATAATaaggtagacaggtgtagatggtaccttctcctcctcctgtttcAGTCTGTGTTTCTCCTCCAGACATGCACACCTATCCCTCAGTAACTTCTCCTCCTCTGTTACACGCTGGAGCTCCTCGTGAGCTTCGTCCAACTTCTGACACATGCAGAGAGACAAATTCAAACACATTCAAAGCAGTGACTATCACTGTAACATGTTCTGAGCACCAGTCTAATGCTGTACCTCTTGCAAAGAGTCCAGTTTGAGTCTAGAGCACCGCTGCTCAGAAAACAGCTCTGTCTTGGCACTGTTCAGCTGTCTGTCCAACTCTTCTCTCTCAAGGACAGACATACTGACACTGGTCACTCTCTGATACAGTGGGGAggaggtaggggagagagggCATGAAATGGTAATAATTAAATCATTTGATTgtaatagaggggggggggggggggtcaagcgGCTAGAAAAAGCATGTGTTACCCTGTCCATGCAGATCCCATCCGTTAAGGCAGTTCTGTGTTTACATAGAGCAGCCAGCTCCTCCTTCAGATCCCTGACCTCCTGCAAACAGGAGTCCCTCTGCCTCTGCAGCCGGCGCAGCTGAGAACTACAATACACTCAATACATCACTGTGAATACAGCCTAATCAGCAATGGACATTATAGAGGTGAGTATAGAATAGGTATTGTAGACAGTACAAGCTGTTCCTAATAGTATTGTTTTGGCAAACTGTATTCTGTTTAAAGAGATACAGTGCAGTAACAGGGTTGATTATGTGGATACCTGGTGCTGTCTGCTTCTGCCTTGCTGTCGCTCAGGCTGGCCTCCAGactcctcccctccctttccaTCTGCTCTGCCCCCGCACGCAGCTGCTCCCACTCCTGCATGGCATGCTGGGACACAAAACACAGCACATCTCAGTGTTTGCCGTTGTCATGGATTCACAGGACAAGGAACTAGTCACAATATGGAAGTTATTGTCTTGTACTTTTCTTTTCTGAAGAAGGTCAGTGAGGGTCAGTTCAGTCTCACACAGCTGAGCTCTCTTCATCctcagtctcttctcctccttctcacagttctaaaacacaaacaaacataacTACACACAGACAACAAGACACAAAACTCACATATCCCTAGCATAATACTTGAATGTCAGGAAATATCAGGAGAGGTGAGTAGAGTGGGAAGACTCTCACCTGTCTGAGGGTAGCCAGCTCCTCCTCCATCTGTAGCCAGTCTGACCTCACCTCCTCCAGACGACCCCCAGGCCTCTGCTGAGTGGAGTCAGGGGTTTGAGAGACAAAGTATCAGGAGGCCTGTTTTTACACATCTCAGCTGGAGAATAACTGCTCACATGGAGTGAACAAGTGTTAACAAGCATATCAATCAACAGATGGCTTTCCCCATAACTAAGAGTCAATGGACATAAAGCTTCACTGTCTGCCACAGGAGTTATCGTTGGTTATTGTGCCACCTCTCACCGTACACACACGTCCCCCTGTGTCCTTGTCAGGCCTACGTCTCCTCCGCCAGCGGACACAGCCCTCATCTGTGTCCTCATAATCATCATCCACAGAGAGCACATACCTGATGACAGATACAATAGAGAAGGATATGAAACAAAGAATGGCTAGTCAGATTGTATTGGAGACTGACGTCACATCATTTTGTTGATTCAGTGAAGGCTACCTGTGAGTGTCTCTTCTGCTTTTGCGTGCTTTACGAAGAGGTAGACTGTCACTGGTCACATTTCCATTGCTAGCTCTCAGTGCTTCACAAGCACAGGACAAACAAACACAGAAATATACTTTCACATTGGGTTATAGCGTAGTTAGTGGCATAATATCATTCAATAATCAGGCCTAGTCCTGAAAGTCTTACCTGGAGTAAACTTGAGATTCCTTGGCTCCAGAGTGGGTGTGTCATAGTCACTCTGGTCAGTGCCGAGACCATCCATGCGGCTGACAGACTGAAGGGCTGAGTGGTATCCTATGGTGACGTAAGACAGATCTTAATAATGTGAACTACTTCATTTCCCTTCTGAATGGTGGTCATAGCCCCTAGCTCCTGCCTCTCACCTGGCCTGCTGTGGATGTGTTGCCAGACCTTCTCTGTGCGTACTGAGTCCAGGTCACTGTCAATGGTCACTGTGTCAAAATTCCACACAGGCACTCCTGGGGGAGACACGAAGAGGCTGCAGTTACTGTTAGAGACGGCTGACTTTTTTTGCTTCAAATATCGTTAACATGTAGCCATGTTAATTCATAGGGTAGAGTGTATGAGCTAAAATAGTAGATGTTCTGTGTGGTAGAGTACCTGCCAGGTGTCTGGTGGTGGTTCTAGCACCATGGTTCCTGTTCTCCTTGGTTCCCTCAGGTTCCAGACTGGAACAGGCCTCAATGAGAACCCCTGTATGAACACTGCTAGTGCTGGGAGGACCAGGCACTGACACCAGTGGAAACAGACAGAAGCATCAGTATTATAATGCAGGAACAAAATAAGTGAGAGGCCTTACAGTATAAGACTAACTTCTATGAGTACTGTCCCCTTTCCCCTCAAATGACTACCGCCAACTCTGACACTAGACTCACCGCAGGAAGATGTCAGCCCCTCACCTGTGGCAGGCTGGGGTAACCCAAAGGACTGTGAACATGTCTCTACTGACAGCTGTATATCACCCCCTGGTGAAGTCACTAGAGAGTGAAGACAGCATTCACTCCTGCTAAGACCACTAAGCCTCTGTGGTGCTCTTGTGTGGCTCTCACTGGCCCCTAGGTTTCCACTCCAGCTAGTTCTCCTCTCTCCATGCCTGTGATGAGCCTGGCTCTCCTGGTCTTGCTTGTCCATGTGATGGGGAAGCTCTGTATAACCCATGCCTCTATCCACAACCTCTCCCCCAGCAGCAGTGAGACCACCTGCTTGCTTTGATGCTGTCCTTTCAGCCTCTTCCTCTCCAAAGGACTGTCCCAGGCTGTTACTCCAGTCTCTGGCCAGTCTCTGTTTGGTCCTGTCTGGCAGCCTCACCACCATCTCCTCCCTGAAGCGCATGGCAAAGTCCTCTGTGCAGACACTTTCTGGAGGGGGGCACAGCTCTCCTGCTAACCCTCCTCCTCCACAGGCATAAGCCCCCAACAGCCTCTCCAGCCTCCAGTGACACTGCTCCCTCCGGGACTCtacaccctcctcttcctctttcatcACTTCAACTGTcctctgctcctcttcctcctgatCGGCAGGGTCCACCCGTTCTCTTGAGCTCTTCActgaggggagagcagaggggagaggagtgagagacaTCCAGGCTAAACCAAGGTCCAGGTCAGTGAAGGGGAGAGAGGCTGGGTCATGTGATGTGGGTAGGGTGAGGGTCAGGGTAGAAGAGTCTCTGTAAAGGACAGTGAGTTCTAATATCCAGTAGTTATTTTTCTGAGGGTTCTCTCCTTAATGGTAATGCTGTGGTATTGGTTGCTCAGTTCTGGCAAATGATTCTTGATCATTCCAGAATCCTCACACTCTAAAAGGGATCAAGTTACAATGGCTGTAAGGACTGGATTGTAACATTCTCACATGTAACATTCTCACCTGAAGATAGGTCCCTGGTCTCAGAGCGTACCACGCCAAGACAAGAGATGGGGGTGTCGTTAGTGGGGATGGTACTTCCCAGTCCTGTATCCCTGCTCACAGACTGGCTACTGCTAAGGTGAGCTATAATAAACAGAGCATGATAGCAATAAAGATATTAAAATACTAGAGAGTTACTATTAGACAAAAAGTATCACTCAAGATGTGCTGTAGTAAATTAAACTACATACAACAACATACCTGTATTGAGGCAATCATGTTTTCTGAAGATACCTTCAATCCCATTGCTATGGCTCTGCACCTGTGAACATTTAGCTACTCATAATGGTACAACTTTTAacggtccaatgcagccgtttttatctcaatatcaaatcatttatgGGTAACTATTCAGTACCTTACTGTGAGTGATTTCAatcaaaaatttaaaaaattaacaaaaatgtCTTCTTAgcagagcaatttctcaagcaataattttgtTAGGACTGTctaggagtggtctgagtggggagggggaaactgaaaactagctgttgggctgagaggtttggaactctattCCTCATTGTGTCTATTGTCATTTATCCAAAACTCCATCCTACCAAAactggctgaaatttcaggcagtcttttcaagcAGCTGTTACACTAAAAAGGCAttgtcataattttcacaatttcacaatattattccaacctcatagtgtggaaacaCTGGAAAAATCTAATTTTTGACTGCACTCTGCCTTTAAGACAAACTTAACAAAAAGAGGATTGCGAGTCTGGAACCCTGTGAAACGCTGAGGAAGGCTGCAGCACACTGACCTGCAGGCGGCTCAGCTGGGCATCGATGGCATCTAGGAGGAGGTCACAGTGATCCTGTGGCACAGGGGCATTGCTGTCTTCATCCAGGTCTGAGTGAGCAGAGGGCATATAGGGAACAGGAAACGGTTTAgtccagagagaagagaaggaatgaGAATGAGTAGGAAGAAAGACAGGTAGAGAAATTCAGTCTGAAGTATCTATAGACATTATCTGACCAGTGTAAAGAAGCTCGTCTGTGTCTTCTGCAGCATCTCTTTCCGTCCCTTCAAAACTGCCCTCGGCCATTTCCTGTGAAACACACTCAGAAATACAGACACAACATTCTCGAATACCTAACAGCAAAgtgatgttggtggtggtgagTGGGGGTTGTCGTTGGTCATGGGTTGCTCTGGACACCCAGAGTCTTTGACTGGGGACCTTAAGGCTGCTGAGCTTCCTTTCACAAAGAAGCCAATACATTCTGGTGGCATTATGGCCAGCTCACATTCAAAACTACACTTTGTAGTTTACAGTGATTGTGGAATTCCTTCCACTGACCGAGTAGAAAAGATGTCCTGTAGGCTTAAAATTTGGAAACAGCATTACAAATTCCAATGTTTCAAGAATGTTAAAAAAAAACCACATCTGATAAAGCATCCAGCTGAGTTGATTTGATGGTGGTTCCATTAGAATTCATGCACTCTAATGAAAAGTCAATGCATATGTACATTTGAATGAACAGTGTGCATAATGCGCAAATAAGACTATAATGTGACATATAATATTTCTCGATAGCTTTACATTTCACATTTACACTACACAGCCAGGTAGCCCATATTTTTAAAACATAAGCAGCATAAATTGTTTCTTCTCATTGTTTAAATTTAACCATAAATTCAAGACTTACTTTCTGAATGGTATGAAACAAAGTTCGTAGACTCCTTTCCAGCTTGACTTGATTGACACGAGCATTGCTTGGGTTTCCAAGCAACCTTCAAACAGTGCTCCCCCACCCGGGTCTAAGCCAAGCCGTTCAAACTGTATAATAAGAACCGTTCAAACTGAGCGACTAGGCGAGGCGCACATCACAGCACGCTTCCCCCTCTGGTGATAACAGCGGGAGTCGGAGCGCCACTGCTCTGCAAAGGCTTCATTGGAGTGTTTTAAGCTACATTCTTTCATTCCTCGTCTATCAGAACTGTAGTTTGTACAGCTAGCTGCACGTTTATTACGGCTAAGTAACCTAAGGGCTCAATTCAATCTTTAAAGCGGAAGTTTACAGATTCCGCGATAACTATCCGATTGAGCCGAAATGTGCAGTGTTTACCATGGATGCGGTTTCCGCTAAAGCTTAACATCACCTTCAAATTTCAATCACTCTGTAATGCTAAACTACACAAAGCTAACATTGAACAGACACACATCCAGTTTCAACAGAAACACCTTTATTATCTCATGTTTGTCATTGTGTCTTTCTTTTGAAGACAATGTTACATGTGTATAAATTAAGGGGGAAAAACACAATTATAAAAGACCAACCCCGGTTGCAGTTACACCTGAACAGAGGTGCATATGTATGAGATAGTGTGTGTGGAATATGAGCGTGTGTGAGTGAGGTTGAAGTGAGTATGGTAAGGCCGGACCCTGCTCACCTCCGTCCTTCCACCCACTCCTTCAGTACCAGGTCCTTAGTAGTGATACGGGTCACACAGGCTCTCACTGTATTAGAACGAGTCCAAACAGCACAGAGTCCACTGTGCCGCAGGGTTTAATTCAGACCAGGTATGACCAGGTCTTCATTACTATAATCCTGCCTCAGAGCAGCACAAAACAAAAGACACATGTGTATCTGCGATACACACATTTCTTATTGCGCATATATACGAATACAGTATGTAAATGAAAGACAATGGCACCCATgatgagaaaaaaagaaagaaaaacaaagCATAGATATTAAAGCTAAATAAAACCATACTGGATTAAGTGTTGTTGGGTAAATCAAACCATACTGGATTAAGTGTTGTTGAGTAAATCAAACCATACTGGATTAAGTGTTGTTGGGTAAATCAAACCATTCTGGATTAAGTGTTGATTGGTAAATCAAACCATACTGGATTAAGTGTTGTTGGGTAAATCAAACCATACTGGATTAAGTGTTGATTGGTAAATCAAACCATACTGGATTAAGTGTTGTTGGGTAAATCAAACCATACTGGATTAAGtgttgttgtgtaaatcaaaccaTACTGGATTAAGtgttgttgtgtaaatcaaaccaTACTGGATTAAGTGTGTGTAAAATGAAAAAGATGATGTCATTAGGAAGGCAGGTAAAGAGTCTTTTAGGCTACAGTACACTGCACAGATGCTTTGGTTGTTCAGTTTTTCCTTTCTGCAAAGAGCAGAGATGAACATCTTCTTTACCCCAACAAGTGTCATGAATGAATAAATAATCTAAACATCATCACTATTGCTACTAATCAGTCTCTTACACAGCCCCTGGCTGGGGCGCCTAGCAACCCACACCCACCCATCTTTGAGGTCAAGTCATTTGGATATTCAAAATAAATGATTAAAATGTATGATGTGTTTATTATCATTCAAAGTATAATATATGTATATTCATATATAAAACTCATTCTATTTCAAACATCTAAATCTATAAGGAGTTGATGATTGAGAAAAAAAGTTATACTTGCCCTGCACATCATACTCTTTCTTCCCCACATTTCAATACTGTTTCTCGCCCAGTAATACTGTACATGCCGTTGTAGTATTGTCTATACAATGACACATTTACAATatataaaaccccttactgtgattGGGTCCAGAATAGTGAGAGTTCATTCCAATGTGGGGAACCATGTCATCCTGCTGTACCCCTTGATTTCTTCCACTAATAATGTACTGTTCTCGCCAATGTGGTCAGTACTtatacatgtgtgagtgtgttatgGTTATGTGACTAATGTATAAGTGCCTGTGTGTCTGCTGAAAGGTCATGGGTACAAAGTAGATCAACTGGAACCAAACATAAATAGTGCAGAAAATGGAGGCTGTTGTTCACGGGGTTAAAGAGAGTAAGTGCCTGGTCAGAATGTGCTTGTAACAACCTAATTCTCTGCCCCGTTGAGACCTTATATTATAGGCTTCCGGTGGAGGAGGGTTACTCTGAGTTGAAATGAAAAACAGTTGGGAACATGAAAGTGATTGGGGGATAATTATTATCTCACAGTTGAAACCTTCACATTTTCCCGGTTCACATTACATTCAGCAGTTGCTTGATGAGTATTTTCTAGTTTGTATGCACCCCCAGCAACCCCTCTAGCCGTCCAGGCAGATATGTTGGGCTGAGGATGGTATTCTGTGTGTCTTCCACTTCCTTCCAGAGCACATACCAGATCTCTGTAACAACTGACCTCAGAAACCTTATGGGCCACATCAGGGGCACTGTCAGATGTGGTTGCTTGTTTGTGAACTGCAAATCTAAACCAAGTAAACAATATGCCAATATCAAGAACTTTGTATAAAAATAATTTTCAGTGTGAGAGTAAGTCTCTATTAATACAAAACATTAAATCTGCAACCAAACTGTGGGCGGTAGTTAGAATCAACTTCTAACTGGCTGGATCAATTTAAATTAAaaggtacagtaacagtacatTTTCATTAAAACTTCAGATTCCAACTATAAACATTACTTATTGTTCCGATTATTATTAGAACTGTTTTATAATCATATTATTGTCTTGTTATTATCTTGTTATCACAAAATATTCACACAAAAGGCCAGACAGTGGGTACAATACTTCCAGCCCAAATACTACATTCCTAACAGTAATTACAAAATATACTAACACTTTGTCAAGAATCCTGTCACCTAAGACATGTAGTGCACAAATCAGTTCTTAAAGGCAAAAGACTGACAGTGCCTTCACcagctgatcccagatcagcctGTCCACAGCTCTTCAACACTAGGAGTTAGGACTAGGTTTATGCTCAGGTGAACCTGGGTCAGTGCCTGGGAGTCAGTGTCTCCACTAGCATCCCTCCCTGGCTGAACAGTGGTATGCTATGGGAGGCCTGAGGagcatgctgtctgtctgtgttaagaTGCTAATATACTGTCAGTAGCCACCATGGGCCTCCTTCAGCGCTATAGCAACATCAGACAGTTCTGTAGGAATACAACTACAGGTCCAGAGCAGGCTCTGATCTGTCATATAGGCTGTAGAACTATACACTGTGGTGTAAAATTCACACTCTGCCTAGATATTCATGTGTGGGATGATGGATCTGTTTTTGGGACAAGTAATTGGTGTGCAGG is drawn from Salvelinus fontinalis isolate EN_2023a chromosome 4, ASM2944872v1, whole genome shotgun sequence and contains these coding sequences:
- the si:ch211-102c2.8 gene encoding trichohyalin isoform X4; this translates as MYWLLCERKLSSLKVPSQRLWVSRATHDQRQPPLTTTNITLLLGIRECCVCISECVSQEMAEGSFEGTERDAAEDTDELLYTDLDEDSNAPVPQDHCDLLLDAIDAQLSRLQVQSHSNGIEGIFRKHDCLNTAHLSSSQSVSRDTGLGSTIPTNDTPISCLGVVRSETRDLSSVKSSRERVDPADQEEEEQRTVEVMKEEEEGVESRREQCHWRLERLLGAYACGGGGLAGELCPPPESVCTEDFAMRFREEMVVRLPDRTKQRLARDWSNSLGQSFGEEEAERTASKQAGGLTAAGGEVVDRGMGYTELPHHMDKQDQESQAHHRHGERRTSWSGNLGASESHTRAPQRLSGLSRSECCLHSLVTSPGGDIQLSVETCSQSFGLPQPATGEGLTSSCVPGPPSTSSVHTGVLIEACSSLEPEGTKENRNHGARTTTRHLAGVPVWNFDTVTIDSDLDSVRTEKVWQHIHSRPGYHSALQSVSRMDGLGTDQSDYDTPTLEPRNLKFTPALRASNGNVTSDSLPLRKARKSRRDTHRYVLSVDDDYEDTDEGCVRWRRRRRPDKDTGGRVCTQRPGGRLEEVRSDWLQMEEELATLRQNCEKEEKRLRMKRAQLCETELTLTDLLQKRKHAMQEWEQLRAGAEQMEREGRSLEASLSDSKAEADSTSSQLRRLQRQRDSCLQEVRDLKEELAALCKHRTALTDGICMDRRVTSVSMSVLEREELDRQLNSAKTELFSEQRCSRLKLDSLQEKLDEAHEELQRVTEEEKLLRDRCACLEEKHRLKQEEEKAVEVQVCELQKELGESESRVERIVAQKELQLLGFQEERSALQAERDGLQGELRSLRKLHSISLRETQEQALTQTQRELEQLKKVLALSHEKHIQQAHIQAEEEKTVSLREQALSHTQHTESIQSCIQMKEKEWWKLREALKEQKEVMRRREEELCAEAQEMMHGTIERERKKWAVEKEAALQLQCGILEEQGREALERMRGETEREKRNALALQSKVVELRTKVQELESEGLVQQSEQASALAAMRRSLREKHQVELQRLRRHMEQEGERESLKLEQVVQQAEEEAGRLQVLLGEREHIHKQATARLEQQHRHWAQEMGAECQHLQHLLEHSGAVGSSVQLPHSPTVAQAVQTLQVLREQLQQSISQLQQELDLQRRSTQQLSRDKEREFRIQREQMETERQQALDSLKETLIQEHIEELSDLQQAQVREEGDETGGLAASLRRQLQAKDQELRRIQRSMGQWKEQTTARLARKFEEELTAELERKAPKAQEEKQRKLEKLEGEMRRITGECTDSGAQQSASSPFLHIGEPPTSPGSSDLASFKLLRHLQSRVKQLRAENQAHACSPSQLGRTPLGRAPMELAGSYLETITPSQECTQFWSRSRSRTVQSEGL
- the si:ch211-102c2.8 gene encoding trichohyalin isoform X1, which produces MYWLLCERKLSSLKVPSQRLWVSRATHDQRQPPLTTTNITLLLGIRECCVCISECVSQEMAEGSFEGTERDAAEDTDELLYTDLDEDSNAPVPQDHCDLLLDAIDAQLSRLQVQSHSNGIEGIFRKHDCLNTAHLSSSQSVSRDTGLGSTIPTNDTPISCLGVVRSETRDLSSVKSSRERVDPADQEEEEQRTVEVMKEEEEGVESRREQCHWRLERLLGAYACGGGGLAGELCPPPESVCTEDFAMRFREEMVVRLPDRTKQRLARDWSNSLGQSFGEEEAERTASKQAGGLTAAGGEVVDRGMGYTELPHHMDKQDQESQAHHRHGERRTSWSGNLGASESHTRAPQRLSGLSRSECCLHSLVTSPGGDIQLSVETCSQSFGLPQPATGEGLTSSCVPGPPSTSSVHTGVLIEACSSLEPEGTKENRNHGARTTTRHLAGVPVWNFDTVTIDSDLDSVRTEKVWQHIHSRPGYHSALQSVSRMDGLGTDQSDYDTPTLEPRNLKFTPALRASNGNVTSDSLPLRKARKSRRDTHRYVLSVDDDYEDTDEGCVRWRRRRRPDKDTGGRVCTQRPGGRLEEVRSDWLQMEEELATLRQNCEKEEKRLRMKRAQLCETELTLTDLLQKRKHAMQEWEQLRAGAEQMEREGRSLEASLSDSKAEADSTSSQLRRLQRQRDSCLQEVRDLKEELAALCKHRTALTDGICMDRRVTSVSMSVLEREELDRQLNSAKTELFSEQRCSRLKLDSLQEKLDEAHEELQRVTEEEKLLRDRCACLEEKHRLKQEEEKAVEVQVCELQKELGESESRVERIVAQKELQLLGFQEERSALQAERDGLQGELRSLRKLHSISLRETQEQALTQTQRELEQLKKVLALSHEKHIQQAHIQAEEEKTVSLREQALSHTQHTESIQSCIQMKEKEWWKLREALKEQKEVMRRREEELCAEAQEMMHGTIERERKKWAVEKEAALQLQCGILEEQGREALERMRGETEREKRNALALQSKVVELRTKVQELESEGLVQQSEQASALAAMRRSLREKHQVELQRLRRHMEQEGERESLKLEQVVQQAEEEAGRLQVLLGEREHIHKQATARLEQQHRHWAQEMGAECQHLQHLLEHSGAVGSSVQLPHSPTVAQAVQTLQVLREQLQQSISQLQQELDLQRRSTQQLSRDKEREFRIQREQMETERQQALDSLKETLIQEHIEELSDLQQAQVREEGDETGGLAASLRRQLQAKDQELRRIQRSMGQWKEQTTARLARKFEEELTAELERCKAKVLKGRKAPKAQEEKQRKLEKLEGEMRRITGECTDSGAQQSASSPFLHIGEPPTSPGSSDLASFKLLRHLQSRVKQLRAENQAHACSPSQLGRTPLGRAPMELAGSYLETITPSQECTQFWSRSRSRTVQSEGL